In Aestuariibaculum lutulentum, one DNA window encodes the following:
- the folK gene encoding 2-amino-4-hydroxy-6-hydroxymethyldihydropteridine diphosphokinase — MMQPTTFHIALGSNKGDKLKNLQQAVNLIYQRIGVITQISKVYESPAFGFESDDFYNCCLALQSDLEPQQVLDVLLAIEIELGRVRTNPNAYEARTIDLDIVLVEDEIISTETLIVPHPEMQKRKFVLLPLNDIAVKVEHPVLKKSIGALLDECDDTSVLEPIAEVLHNPSADFDFSTFNYIAIEGNIGAGKTSLATKISNDFNAKLILERFADNPFLPQFYKDASRYAFPLEMSFLADRYQQISDDLSQLDLFKDFIVSDYDVFKSLIFSKVTLQEDEFNLYRKLFYLMYKELRKPDLYVYLYQNTERLQQNIKKRGRDYEQNIADEYLEKINAGYLEFLKTQTDFNVKIIDVSNKDFVNNREDYLWVLQEIFSN, encoded by the coding sequence ATGATGCAACCCACAACATTTCATATCGCTTTAGGAAGTAATAAAGGCGATAAACTTAAAAACTTACAGCAGGCGGTAAATTTAATTTATCAGCGTATTGGTGTGATTACTCAGATTTCTAAAGTGTATGAGTCACCGGCTTTTGGTTTTGAAAGTGACGATTTTTATAATTGTTGTTTAGCATTGCAAAGCGATTTAGAACCCCAGCAGGTTTTAGATGTTTTATTAGCAATTGAAATTGAATTAGGGCGCGTACGAACCAATCCCAATGCTTACGAAGCACGTACTATAGATCTGGATATTGTTTTAGTTGAAGATGAAATTATTTCTACCGAAACGTTGATTGTGCCACATCCGGAAATGCAAAAGCGAAAATTTGTGTTGTTGCCGTTGAACGATATTGCAGTAAAAGTTGAACATCCGGTTTTAAAAAAGAGCATTGGAGCTTTGTTGGATGAATGTGACGATACTTCGGTTTTAGAGCCTATTGCTGAGGTGTTGCATAACCCGAGCGCGGATTTCGATTTTTCAACTTTTAATTATATTGCTATAGAAGGGAATATTGGTGCCGGAAAAACGAGTTTAGCCACTAAAATTTCGAATGATTTTAATGCTAAGCTTATTTTAGAACGCTTCGCTGATAATCCGTTTTTACCACAGTTTTACAAGGATGCCAGTCGCTATGCGTTTCCGTTAGAGATGTCTTTTTTAGCCGACCGCTATCAACAAATTAGTGATGATTTATCGCAGCTCGATTTGTTCAAAGATTTTATTGTTAGCGATTACGATGTGTTTAAGTCGCTTATTTTCTCGAAAGTGACTTTGCAGGAAGATGAGTTTAATCTGTATAGAAAGCTTTTTTACTTAATGTATAAAGAGTTGCGTAAGCCTGATTTGTATGTGTATCTCTATCAGAATACCGAACGTTTACAGCAAAACATTAAAAAGCGTGGTCGCGATTACGAACAGAATATTGCTGATGAGTATCTTGAAAAAATAAACGCGGGTTATCTGGAATTTTTAAAAACTCAAACCGATTTTAACGTAAAAATTATAGATGTCTCTAACAAAGACTTTGTAAATAACCGTGAAGATTATTTGTGGGTTTTACAGGAGATTTTTTCTAATTAA
- the rpsU gene encoding 30S ribosomal protein S21 has product MLRIEIKEGENIERALKRYKRKHRNVKVMQNLRDNQFFTKPSVKRRRQIQKAEYIQNLRDQEDI; this is encoded by the coding sequence ATGTTAAGAATTGAAATTAAAGAAGGGGAAAACATTGAACGCGCACTGAAACGCTACAAACGTAAACACAGAAACGTTAAGGTGATGCAAAACTTGAGAGATAATCAATTTTTCACAAAACCATCGGTTAAAAGAAGACGTCAAATTCAAAAGGCGGAATATATCCAAAACTTAAGAGATCAGGAAGATATATAA
- a CDS encoding queuosine precursor transporter, with protein MTLKDKLAAQRIYMLLGALFITSLVVSNLIFQKFFYWYPFDIEIFGSKLFEISVGILPYPITFLITDLISEIYGKKRANQVVVAGIFASAFSLLIVYVSSIVPATSWSPVDDTMFKTVFGNTVLAVFASMMAYLFAQFIDIQIYHYWKSLTKGKHLWLRNNFSTFISQFVDTFTVVGLLCIFHIIPWENFLGLILSGFFFKILVALCDTPFMYLGVYLFRKRFNLKMNEEILLL; from the coding sequence ATGACTTTAAAAGATAAACTCGCTGCCCAACGTATTTATATGCTTTTAGGGGCTCTATTTATTACCTCGCTGGTGGTTTCGAACTTAATATTTCAGAAGTTTTTTTACTGGTATCCGTTTGATATTGAAATTTTCGGATCGAAACTTTTTGAAATTTCAGTTGGTATTCTTCCCTATCCCATTACCTTTTTAATCACCGATTTAATTAGTGAAATTTACGGTAAAAAACGAGCCAATCAAGTGGTTGTTGCTGGTATATTTGCTTCGGCATTCTCACTACTTATTGTTTACGTCTCGAGCATTGTACCCGCCACAAGCTGGTCTCCTGTAGACGACACCATGTTTAAAACCGTTTTTGGAAATACCGTACTTGCGGTTTTTGCCAGTATGATGGCTTATCTTTTTGCACAGTTTATTGACATACAGATTTATCATTACTGGAAAAGTTTAACTAAAGGCAAACATTTATGGTTACGCAATAACTTTTCAACATTTATTTCTCAATTTGTAGATACCTTTACCGTTGTTGGTTTGCTTTGCATTTTTCATATTATTCCATGGGAAAATTTTCTCGGACTTATCCTATCTGGATTCTTTTTTAAAATATTAGTTGCACTTTGTGATACGCCGTTTATGTATTTAGGCGTTTACCTGTTTAGAAAGCGCTTTAATTTAAAGATGAATGAAGAAATTCTTTTGCTTTAA
- the mutS gene encoding DNA mismatch repair protein MutS translates to MAKNAKKETPLMKQYNSIKAKYPDALLLFRVGDFYETFGDDAVKAAGILGIILTKRGAGSETETALAGFPHHSLNTYLPKLVKAGQRVAICDQLEDPKQTKTIVKRGVTELVTPGVALNDEVLVSKSNNFLCSVYFDKKHIGVSFLDISTGEFLTSQGNAEYVDKLLQNFSPSEVLVSKQKRMLFNETFGNDFHTFYLEDWVYQTDYAYETLTKHFDTKTLKGFGVEELYEGIIASGSILHYLAETQHNKLQHITSISRIAEDDYVWMDKFTIRNLELYNSTNNNAVTLLNIIDKTISPMGGRMLKRWLALPLKNAGKIKQRHEVVDYLTKETSVHQKIQNQIKHIGDLERLISKIATAKVSPREVIQLKNSLEAIVPIKSIATNSSNESLKIIGDNLQSCDVLREKVKEMLNEDAPVNILKGSTIAAGFSAELDELRNLSKSGKDYLDDMLERESERTGITSLKIASNNVFGYYIEVRNTHKDKVPEDWIRKQTLVNAERYITEELKEYEAKILGAEDRILAIEQQLFAELVGWMNQYIKPVQQNAFLIGQLDCLCGFAQLAKDNHYVYPAIEESFDLEIKDGRHPVIEKQLPIGEAYIANDVFLDRTAQQIIMITGPNMSGKSAILRQTALIVLLAQMGSFVPAQSARIGLVDKIFTRVGASDNISMGESTFMVEMNETASILNNISERSLVLLDEIGRGTSTYDGISIAWAISEYLHEHPAKPKTLFATHYHELNEMTETFKRIKNFNVSVKELKDNVLFLRKLVEGGSEHSFGIHVAKMAGMPQQVLRRANQVLKKLEKSHSSEELTEKVKSMENEMQLSFFNLDDPLLENIKEEILETDIDTLTPVEALMKLNEIKRMLVKKKQA, encoded by the coding sequence TTGGCTAAGAACGCAAAAAAAGAAACTCCGTTAATGAAACAGTATAATAGCATTAAAGCAAAATATCCTGATGCTTTATTGTTATTTCGTGTGGGGGATTTTTATGAAACCTTTGGAGATGATGCCGTAAAAGCAGCCGGAATTTTGGGGATTATATTAACAAAACGAGGTGCAGGAAGTGAGACTGAAACGGCTTTGGCAGGGTTTCCGCACCATTCGTTAAATACCTATTTACCAAAGCTGGTAAAAGCCGGGCAACGGGTAGCCATTTGCGATCAGTTAGAAGATCCGAAGCAAACCAAAACCATTGTAAAGCGAGGGGTTACCGAATTGGTAACGCCGGGTGTGGCTTTAAATGATGAGGTTTTGGTGTCGAAATCGAATAACTTTTTGTGTTCGGTGTATTTCGATAAAAAACACATTGGTGTTTCGTTTTTAGACATTTCGACGGGTGAGTTTTTAACTTCTCAAGGGAATGCTGAGTATGTTGATAAGTTGCTTCAAAATTTTAGTCCGAGTGAAGTATTGGTGTCGAAGCAAAAGCGCATGTTGTTTAACGAGACCTTCGGAAACGATTTTCATACGTTTTATTTAGAAGACTGGGTATACCAAACCGATTATGCTTACGAAACCTTAACCAAGCATTTCGATACAAAAACACTAAAAGGTTTTGGGGTTGAAGAATTGTATGAAGGTATTATTGCGTCAGGCTCCATTTTGCATTATCTGGCCGAAACACAGCATAATAAATTACAGCATATTACCTCTATTTCAAGAATTGCCGAAGACGATTATGTGTGGATGGATAAATTCACCATCCGAAATTTAGAGCTTTATAATTCTACCAATAATAATGCGGTAACGCTTTTAAATATTATCGATAAAACCATTTCGCCAATGGGTGGGCGTATGCTAAAGCGTTGGTTGGCATTGCCTTTAAAAAACGCAGGTAAAATTAAACAGCGTCATGAGGTGGTCGATTATTTAACCAAGGAAACGTCGGTTCACCAAAAAATACAAAATCAAATTAAGCATATTGGCGATTTAGAACGTTTAATTTCTAAAATAGCCACGGCGAAGGTAAGTCCCCGTGAGGTTATTCAGCTTAAAAATTCACTGGAAGCTATTGTTCCTATAAAATCTATTGCGACTAACAGTTCGAATGAATCGTTAAAAATTATTGGTGATAATTTGCAAAGTTGCGATGTGCTTCGTGAAAAAGTTAAGGAAATGCTTAATGAAGATGCGCCGGTAAATATTTTAAAAGGAAGCACTATTGCTGCTGGTTTTTCTGCCGAATTAGACGAGTTGCGAAACTTGTCTAAATCTGGAAAAGATTATTTAGATGATATGCTCGAGCGTGAAAGCGAACGCACGGGAATTACCTCTTTAAAAATAGCCTCAAATAACGTATTTGGGTATTATATTGAAGTACGAAATACGCATAAAGATAAAGTCCCTGAAGATTGGATTAGAAAACAAACTTTAGTTAATGCTGAGCGCTATATTACCGAAGAATTAAAGGAATACGAAGCTAAAATTTTAGGTGCTGAAGACCGTATTCTGGCAATCGAACAGCAGTTGTTTGCCGAATTGGTGGGGTGGATGAATCAGTATATAAAACCAGTTCAACAGAATGCCTTTTTAATTGGTCAGTTAGATTGTTTATGTGGTTTTGCACAATTGGCGAAAGACAACCATTATGTGTATCCAGCCATTGAAGAATCCTTCGATTTAGAAATTAAAGACGGACGCCATCCGGTTATTGAAAAGCAATTGCCTATTGGGGAAGCTTATATTGCGAATGATGTGTTCTTGGATAGAACCGCTCAGCAAATCATTATGATTACCGGACCAAATATGTCTGGTAAATCGGCTATTTTGCGTCAAACAGCCCTTATTGTGTTATTGGCGCAAATGGGAAGTTTTGTTCCAGCACAATCAGCAAGAATTGGTTTGGTCGATAAGATTTTCACCAGAGTAGGAGCGAGCGATAATATCTCCATGGGCGAATCGACCTTTATGGTAGAGATGAATGAGACAGCTTCTATTTTGAATAATATTTCAGAACGAAGTCTGGTGTTATTAGATGAAATCGGACGTGGTACCAGTACATACGATGGTATATCTATTGCCTGGGCTATTAGTGAATATTTACACGAACATCCGGCGAAACCAAAAACCTTGTTTGCAACGCACTATCATGAGTTGAATGAAATGACCGAAACGTTTAAACGTATTAAAAACTTTAATGTGTCGGTTAAGGAATTAAAAGATAATGTACTATTCTTAAGAAAACTTGTTGAAGGAGGAAGCGAGCATAGTTTTGGTATTCATGTGGCGAAAATGGCAGGTATGCCGCAGCAGGTTTTACGTCGCGCGAACCAGGTTTTGAAGAAATTGGAGAAGTCGCACTCTAGTGAGGAGCTTACCGAGAAGGTGAAATCGATGGAAAATGAAATGCAGTTAAGCTTTTTTAATTTAGACGATCCCTTACTTGAAAATATAAAAGAAGAAATATTAGAAACTGATATCGATACACTTACGCCAGTGGAAGCCTTGATGAAATTAAATGAAATTAAGCGTATGTTGGTTAAAAAGAAACAGGCTTAA
- a CDS encoding sigma-70 family RNA polymerase sigma factor → MRQLKITKQVTNRESKSLDKYLQDISKIPLITADEEVELAQRIRQGDQVALDRLTTANLRFVVSVAKQYQNQGLTLPDLINEGNAGLVKAAKRFDETRGFKFISYAVWWIRQAILQALAEQSRIVRLPLNKIGSINKINKAYSFLEQTHERAPSAEEIAQELDLTVSDVKQSMKNSGRHLSMDAPLKEGETSNLYDVVSAGDSPNPDRYLMNESLSTEINRALDTLSQKESDIIRLNFGLSNQPPMSLDEIGKTFDLTRERVRQIREKGIRRLKHTSKSKILKTYLG, encoded by the coding sequence ATGAGGCAACTTAAAATCACAAAACAAGTAACCAACAGAGAGTCTAAATCCCTTGACAAATACTTGCAGGACATAAGCAAAATTCCACTGATTACAGCAGATGAAGAAGTCGAGCTGGCGCAACGTATCAGACAAGGTGATCAGGTGGCTTTAGACAGGTTAACAACAGCCAACTTACGTTTTGTTGTTTCGGTAGCTAAACAATACCAGAATCAGGGGCTTACCCTACCCGATTTAATTAATGAAGGGAATGCCGGATTGGTAAAAGCAGCCAAGCGTTTTGACGAAACACGTGGTTTTAAGTTCATTTCGTATGCTGTTTGGTGGATTCGACAAGCAATTCTTCAAGCTTTAGCCGAACAATCTCGAATAGTTAGATTACCTTTGAACAAAATTGGCTCGATTAACAAAATTAATAAGGCCTATTCGTTTTTAGAACAGACACACGAGCGTGCTCCCAGCGCCGAAGAAATTGCTCAGGAACTAGATTTAACCGTTAGCGATGTTAAACAATCCATGAAGAATTCCGGACGCCACCTATCCATGGATGCACCATTAAAAGAAGGCGAAACCTCAAATTTATATGATGTGGTTTCGGCAGGCGATTCGCCAAACCCGGATAGATACTTAATGAATGAATCGTTAAGTACAGAAATAAACAGAGCCTTAGATACTTTATCACAAAAAGAAAGCGACATTATTCGTTTAAATTTTGGATTGAGCAATCAACCGCCAATGAGTTTAGACGAAATAGGAAAAACGTTCGATTTAACACGCGAACGCGTTCGCCAGATAAGAGAAAAAGGCATCAGAAGATTAAAGCATACATCGAAAAGTAAAATTTTAAAAACGTATTTGGGATAG
- a CDS encoding glycoside hydrolase family 28 protein: protein MRAFITILSLALFTSCKTEIKVGPDYSKLESIPTKEQVGRTVLPDTIAPVTAPFAMPEFVKPSFPDRSINIKDKIEVTASLITNIIQQAIDTISTQGGGTVIIPEGEWLTGRIALKSNVNLHFEDGAVLRFSTDVKDYQPAVFTRVESLEVMSLAACIYANNQENIAITGNGKLIGPFDGEIKARSYMKPIETLVDLNKPAEERIHDGSKEDWIFPPKFISPINCKKVYIEGVSLENTAFWNIVPTYCDNVIIRGVYVNSYGIPRGDGIDIESSKNVLIEYSTLNTGDDCFTMKSGRGEDGMKVNKPTENVVVRYCLAQKGHGGITCGSETAGVIRNLYVHDCVFEGTVVGIRFKTRRPRGGGGEYLYYDRIRMNLEATAIKWDMLGTPAYVGELAERLPARPVNKLTPFYKDVSMTNLIIENSTHFLKVYGIPESPLTNLTIDNVDANSSGLIIINDGKNVNISNAKIETPDHVIDILGGENISLENVEIKTESSALEFPNEEATLNNVKFLK from the coding sequence ATGAGAGCTTTTATCACCATACTATCTTTAGCTTTATTCACCAGTTGTAAAACTGAAATCAAGGTCGGACCAGATTACAGCAAACTGGAAAGTATCCCAACCAAAGAACAGGTAGGCCGTACCGTATTACCAGACACCATTGCTCCGGTAACCGCACCGTTTGCTATGCCCGAATTTGTAAAGCCAAGTTTCCCTGATAGAAGTATCAACATTAAAGATAAAATTGAAGTCACTGCTAGTTTAATAACAAATATTATTCAACAAGCTATCGACACCATAAGTACACAAGGAGGAGGAACAGTTATCATTCCTGAAGGCGAATGGCTTACTGGACGTATTGCTTTAAAAAGCAATGTGAATCTTCATTTTGAAGACGGCGCCGTACTTCGTTTTAGCACCGATGTCAAAGACTATCAACCAGCCGTTTTTACGCGCGTTGAAAGTTTAGAAGTGATGTCGCTTGCTGCTTGTATTTACGCAAATAACCAAGAAAATATTGCTATTACCGGAAACGGAAAGCTTATCGGGCCATTTGACGGAGAAATCAAAGCGCGCTCTTACATGAAGCCTATTGAAACTTTAGTAGATTTAAATAAACCAGCTGAAGAACGTATTCATGATGGCTCGAAAGAAGACTGGATTTTCCCTCCAAAATTCATTTCACCTATCAACTGTAAAAAAGTATATATTGAAGGCGTTTCATTAGAAAATACGGCCTTCTGGAATATCGTACCAACCTATTGTGACAATGTGATTATTCGAGGTGTTTATGTGAATTCTTACGGTATTCCTCGTGGTGATGGTATCGATATCGAATCGTCTAAAAATGTACTTATTGAATACTCGACATTAAATACCGGAGACGATTGTTTTACCATGAAATCTGGTCGTGGTGAAGACGGCATGAAAGTTAATAAACCTACCGAAAACGTGGTGGTACGTTACTGTCTGGCGCAAAAAGGGCATGGCGGTATTACCTGCGGAAGTGAAACTGCAGGCGTCATAAGAAATTTATATGTTCATGACTGTGTGTTTGAAGGCACCGTTGTTGGTATTCGTTTTAAAACGCGCAGACCAAGAGGCGGTGGTGGCGAGTACCTGTATTACGACCGCATTCGTATGAATTTAGAAGCCACAGCCATAAAATGGGATATGTTAGGAACACCTGCTTATGTTGGTGAATTGGCTGAGCGTTTACCAGCCAGACCTGTAAATAAACTAACACCGTTTTACAAAGACGTTTCTATGACCAACCTAATTATAGAAAACAGCACGCATTTCTTAAAGGTTTATGGTATTCCGGAATCACCATTGACCAATTTAACCATTGATAATGTTGACGCAAACAGCTCAGGTCTCATAATTATTAACGACGGAAAAAATGTAAACATTTCTAACGCAAAAATTGAAACTCCAGATCATGTAATTGATATTCTTGGCGGTGAAAATATCTCGTTAGAAAACGTTGAAATTAAAACAGAATCTTCTGCTTTAGAGTTTCCAAATGAAGAAGCGACTTTAAATAACGTGAAGTTTTTAAAATAA
- a CDS encoding lipocalin-like domain-containing protein, translated as MKLLKSIFLVFAIVLFSNCEIKKETKDTTITTSELIGNWRLSEDSETENKIKNVIFKDDFSAEITFNDGSSTKIIQGTWKLDEPKQIEEGDFNLTMKSDVKLNFNESNTNNVTVFLNAEELDNKIILTSHNLTLSKS; from the coding sequence ATGAAACTATTAAAATCAATATTCCTTGTTTTTGCTATTGTCTTATTTTCAAATTGTGAAATTAAAAAAGAAACTAAAGACACAACAATAACAACATCGGAACTAATTGGAAACTGGAGACTTTCAGAAGATTCTGAAACTGAAAATAAAATTAAAAACGTAATATTTAAAGATGATTTCTCTGCTGAAATTACTTTTAATGACGGTTCTTCAACAAAAATTATTCAAGGCACTTGGAAATTAGATGAACCTAAACAAATAGAGGAAGGTGATTTCAATCTCACAATGAAATCGGACGTTAAACTTAATTTCAACGAAAGCAACACTAATAATGTTACCGTTTTTCTAAACGCCGAAGAACTTGACAACAAAATAATTCTAACGTCTCATAACTTGACACTTTCAAAAAGTTAA
- a CDS encoding AsmA family protein has product MKKALKILGLSVLIILVILIALPFAFKGQIKDMVKTFINQNVNANVEFSDVSLSLLKSFPQAHVEVNDLVITNFEPFKGDTLVSTKNISFTMSVKELFKNTEDGPLTINSISIDDALVNLKTNAEGKSNYDIAKEDGSTTETETTSDSGFAFDIENYSINNGSFNYLDEASKIQFSITELNHTGKGTFSGTISELDTNTEALVSFSMDSTAYLSNNHIKLDALIDLDLENSKYTFKDNKAFINQLPLEFHGFVQLIEEGQDIDITFENPGSTFKDFLAVIPANYSKSIEDVQTTGDFKVKGIVKGKVTEETIPTLDISITSNNASFKYPDLPKSVENIIINTEIKNETGNVDDTYVNINTLNFRIDKDVFKSSATIKNLTKNMLVNANVDGTLNLGNLTKAYPLELDQELSGILKANIHTAFDMNAIETNAYERIKSSGTMSVSDFKFASEDMANPVSISKADMTFNPSTVTLNNFNATTGSSDISANGSINNLLGFLLSDSTLKGNFNVNSNNFVLSDFMTSDEETTTSEEQKTSTTTSNTESLKIPAFLDCTINANAANVTYDNLKLKDVKGSLVIKDQQATLNNLTSKLFNGNLAVSGNVSTKNETPTFNLDLGAENFDIAESFAGLDMFQSIAPIAKALQGKLNTKLNLKGDLTQDFTPNLNTLFGDAAAELLTTKVDPQNAQVLNKLESSLSFVDFDKFSFNDLKAYLEFANGKVTVKPFTFKYQDIAIEVSGSHGFDKTMAYSAVFDVPAKYLGNDINKLISSINDSKVNDIKVPITANISGSYTDPKVSTDLTSGVKNLTSQLTEIQKQKLIGQGKNELNNLLGGLTGSTSSSKTTTSTDSTLTQEAETKTTSQEQIKENVKNVLGGLLGGKKKKTDTVN; this is encoded by the coding sequence ATGAAGAAAGCTTTAAAAATTTTAGGTCTGTCTGTGCTAATTATTTTAGTGATTTTAATAGCGTTACCATTTGCTTTTAAAGGTCAGATAAAAGACATGGTTAAAACCTTTATTAACCAGAACGTCAATGCAAATGTCGAATTTAGTGATGTGAGTTTGAGTTTACTTAAAAGTTTTCCGCAGGCCCATGTTGAAGTGAACGATTTAGTGATTACCAATTTCGAACCGTTTAAAGGCGACACCTTGGTGAGCACTAAGAATATCTCCTTTACCATGTCGGTTAAAGAATTATTTAAAAATACTGAAGATGGTCCGTTAACTATAAATTCCATTTCTATTGATGATGCCTTGGTTAACCTAAAAACAAATGCCGAAGGCAAAAGTAATTATGACATCGCAAAAGAGGACGGCTCAACAACAGAAACAGAAACAACCAGCGATAGCGGTTTTGCGTTCGATATTGAAAACTACAGCATTAATAACGGTTCGTTTAACTATTTAGATGAAGCTTCTAAAATACAATTCAGCATTACAGAATTAAACCATACTGGAAAAGGAACATTTTCAGGAACTATTTCAGAGCTGGACACCAATACTGAAGCCCTTGTAAGCTTCAGTATGGATAGCACCGCGTACCTAAGCAACAACCACATTAAATTAGATGCTTTAATCGATTTAGATTTAGAAAACAGCAAATATACCTTTAAAGACAATAAGGCGTTTATTAATCAACTGCCTTTAGAATTTCATGGTTTTGTTCAGCTTATTGAAGAAGGTCAGGATATCGACATTACTTTCGAAAATCCGGGTTCTACATTTAAAGATTTCTTAGCGGTTATTCCTGCTAACTATTCAAAAAGCATAGAAGACGTGCAAACTACAGGCGATTTTAAAGTTAAAGGTATTGTGAAAGGTAAAGTAACCGAAGAAACGATTCCGACTTTAGACATCAGTATTACTTCAAACAATGCATCATTTAAATATCCAGATTTACCTAAGTCGGTTGAAAATATCATTATCAATACAGAAATTAAAAATGAAACCGGTAACGTTGATGACACCTATGTAAATATCAACACCCTAAACTTTAGAATAGATAAAGATGTTTTCAAATCGTCGGCAACCATTAAAAATTTAACCAAAAATATGCTGGTTAATGCTAATGTTGATGGCACGTTAAACTTAGGGAATTTAACCAAAGCCTATCCGTTGGAATTAGATCAGGAATTAAGTGGTATTTTAAAAGCTAATATCCACACCGCTTTCGACATGAATGCCATTGAGACCAATGCATACGAGCGCATAAAAAGCTCAGGAACCATGAGTGTTTCCGACTTTAAATTCGCTTCCGAAGACATGGCAAATCCCGTGAGCATTTCAAAAGCCGATATGACATTTAATCCTTCAACGGTTACACTTAATAACTTTAATGCAACCACAGGAAGTAGTGATATTAGCGCCAATGGATCAATTAACAATTTACTCGGATTTTTACTAAGCGACAGCACCTTAAAAGGAAACTTTAATGTAAACTCCAATAATTTTGTACTGAGCGATTTTATGACTTCCGATGAAGAAACAACAACTTCAGAAGAACAAAAAACCTCAACAACCACAAGTAATACGGAGAGTTTAAAAATTCCAGCATTTTTAGATTGTACTATAAACGCCAATGCAGCGAATGTAACTTACGACAATTTAAAACTGAAAGACGTTAAAGGCTCACTGGTGATTAAAGACCAACAGGCTACATTAAACAACCTAACATCAAAACTGTTTAATGGTAATTTAGCGGTTTCGGGTAATGTTTCTACAAAAAACGAAACACCAACATTTAATTTAGATTTAGGTGCCGAAAATTTCGATATCGCCGAATCTTTTGCTGGTTTAGATATGTTTCAAAGCATCGCCCCTATTGCTAAAGCTTTACAAGGAAAATTAAACACGAAACTAAATTTAAAAGGCGATTTAACTCAGGATTTTACTCCAAATTTAAATACCCTTTTTGGTGACGCTGCCGCGGAATTATTAACTACAAAAGTAGACCCACAAAATGCACAGGTTTTAAACAAACTGGAAAGCTCCTTAAGTTTTGTTGATTTTGATAAATTCAGCTTTAACGACTTAAAAGCTTATTTAGAATTTGCTAACGGAAAAGTTACCGTAAAACCTTTCACTTTTAAATATCAGGATATTGCCATTGAAGTTTCTGGATCCCACGGCTTCGACAAAACCATGGCTTATAGCGCGGTATTTGATGTCCCTGCAAAATATTTAGGAAACGATATTAACAAACTTATCAGCAGTATAAACGACAGTAAAGTTAATGATATTAAGGTACCTATTACTGCAAATATTTCCGGTAGTTATACAGACCCGAAGGTGTCAACCGACTTAACAAGTGGCGTTAAAAATTTAACGAGTCAGTTAACAGAAATTCAAAAACAAAAATTAATTGGTCAAGGTAAAAATGAACTCAATAATTTATTAGGCGGATTAACCGGGAGCACTTCATCTTCTAAAACCACAACCAGTACAGATTCAACTTTAACTCAGGAGGCAGAAACCAAAACCACTTCACAGGAACAGATTAAAGAAAATGTGAAAAATGTTTTAGGCGGTCTTTTAGGAGGCAAAAAGAAAAAAACAGATACCGTGAATTAA
- a CDS encoding RNA methyltransferase: MRKLKNSELDRLSVEDFKQVEKKPIIIVLDNIRSLNNIGSVFRTSDAFLIEKIYLCGITATPPHKDIHKTALGSTETVDWEYVENTMDLVDRLKAENVKICSIEQAENATMLDNFTPEANTKYALVFGNEVKGVAQKVVSASDTVIEIPQYGTKHSLNISVSCGVVVWDIFSKLKTITE, translated from the coding sequence ATGCGTAAATTAAAAAATAGCGAATTAGACCGATTAAGCGTTGAAGATTTTAAACAGGTTGAAAAAAAACCCATCATTATTGTTTTAGACAACATTAGAAGTTTAAATAATATCGGGTCAGTTTTTAGAACCAGCGATGCCTTTTTAATTGAAAAGATTTATTTATGCGGTATTACGGCAACGCCACCACATAAAGACATTCATAAAACCGCATTGGGAAGTACCGAGACTGTAGATTGGGAATACGTTGAAAACACGATGGATTTAGTGGACCGCTTAAAAGCCGAAAACGTTAAAATCTGTTCCATCGAGCAGGCCGAAAACGCCACCATGCTTGACAACTTTACCCCTGAAGCCAATACCAAATATGCTTTAGTTTTTGGTAACGAAGTAAAAGGTGTAGCACAAAAAGTGGTATCAGCAAGCGATACAGTGATTGAAATCCCGCAATATGGCACAAAACACTCCCTAAATATTTCGGTGAGTTGTGGTGTGGTGGTTTGGGATATATTCAGCAAACTAAAAACAATTACAGAATAA